In the genome of Gemmatimonadota bacterium, the window GAGACTCGTTCCCTGAATCTCAGTTTCGTCCAGTTCGACCGGTAGACCTCCTGCCGGGTGATACTGATCTTCTTTTCCAGGTCCGGATTCAAACCCATGTAGGTCACGGCCGTCATCAGCTTGGTGATGCTCGCTACCGGGAACGGCGACGTTGCGTTCTTCTGGTAGATCACCTCGCCCGACTGCATGTCGACCACGAGGGCGGCCCGCGCACGTACACGGACGCCCGTGCTCCACCTGCTCGACCTGATGGGTGCCGCAGGCGGTCCATCCACTTCGGCGGCCGATCCGGCCGATCCGGGCGGTCCAGGCGGTCCGGTCACCGCATCCACTTCAGCGGCTGCACCAGACAGCTCAGCAGCTCCGGCTGGCCCGTCCACGACAGGGACCGGCCCATTGATAGGACCGTCTACCGGAGCATGTCCATCGGACGGTCTAGTGTCCGCGGATACGGAAGCGATCGAAAGCAGCAAGACGCAACTCGCCCATGCCGCCCTCGGCCAGATCGGATTAAGGCTACTCATAGCATGGGAAAATAGGACGGAATGTAACGCTGAGTCAAGGTGAATTCAGCCGGTTATTCAGGCTGGTCTGCGAGGAAGCCGCTACCCGGTCCAGTCCGGCCGTTTCTTCTGAAACCGACTGGCCGTCGCCGACAGGCCGCAGGTCGATATGGACCCTGACCTCGCGTCCTTCGATGCTGAACGAGGCAAACGTCAGGTTTTGCGGAAGGACTTTCAGACTGCAGTCGAAAACCTGGCTTGCAGTGAGCTGAGACAGGTCGATGGAAGGCGACGTTACGATCCGTTCGATCTGGTCGAGTTCCTTTTCACGGCCCGTGATCGGCACCGAGGGCGGTTCCACCCTGACGTCTCGCGCCAGTTCCAGTCCTTCGGGCAGCTGACCGGCCAGGTCATGGTCGATCATGATCCGCCGGTTCACGATACGGTCGGATTTTATGGTCAGGCTTCTCGGATCGATCGAAGTGGCTACCACGTCGTAGGGCAAATTCACGTTCGCATCCGTGAGCGGCATAGTGTGCGTCCCGGGTTCCATATCATCCAGATCTACCATCACGCGGACCTGGTCTGCCGTCAGCGTCGAAATACTCCCCTGGGGTCCACGCACGCGGACGTTTACCTCGCTGGTCGAAACGTCCGTCAACTCGATATTGGTCGGGATGTTCTGGAATTCGAGTGCGGCGGTTATGGCGATCTCGGACTGCTGCTGCCCGATCAGTATAAGCCAGAGCAGGCACGCCGCGCCGATGGACGCCAGTTTGGCGGTAAGATTGGTGCGATTGAACCGGTAACCCTGCCGAAGGGCGACGATTTTCTTCATCGCTTCCTGCATCGACGGCCTGCTGCGTGGGATCTCGATGGGCAACAGTGACTTTTCGAGCGTCTGCCAGAGCTTCTCTCTGTCCGCCATCGCCGAGATGTCCCCACCGGACGCGACGGATACCTCGCCGCTTTCTTCGGAGACCACGACGCAGAACGTATCGCCGAGTTCCGATACGCCCAGGGCCGCCCGGTGGCGCGTGCCGTACCGGGGCGGAAGGTGCTCGCGGGTTGAAAGGGGCAGATAGGTGGCGGCTTCGACCACGCGTTCCTTCTCCACGATAATCGCGCCGTCGTGAATAGGAGAAGACGGATGGAATATGCTGACGATCAGTTCCTGGCTAACGAGACTGTCGAGTTTCACACCGTGCTGCACGACCCCGGAGATCCCGGTCGCCCGGGGGAAGACCAGCAGGCCGCCGATGCGCTTCTCCGACATCTCGAAACAGGCCTCGGTGATCTCCTTCAGAATGCGCCGGGAGATGGGGCTGGACTGAAGCCTGAAAATGACCAGGGGGCTGACCCGTTCCAGCAGCTGCCGGATTTCGGGCTGGAACACCACGATGATCAGCAGGAGGGTCACACCGAGCAGGTATTGCAGGATCTGGCTGGTCAGGAGCAGCCCGCTCCAGTTCGCAATGCTGTAGAGGATACCGAGAATGCCGAGACCGATCAGGATATGGTACGCACGGGTTCCCTTCAGCCACATGTAGAGGCTGTAGATCAAGGCCGCTATGATGAATATATCAAGGAGATTGACCAGATCTAACATCGACGAGGATTCCTTAAAGCGCGGGCTATATCAAACCATACGGTTACTTACGATAGTTGTAGAAGATATATAATCACTATAAGGATAAGAAAACACAAGACTTTTGCGAAAACACCGTTGATGCCGGATCCGGCTTTCACCACGCCGGGTCGTCGGTGCGGGTCAGGGGTACGCGCCGGCCGCGCATGGGTCCAGCCGTCTCTACACCGTGTCGTCGGTGCGGGTCAGGGGTACGCGCCGACCGCGCATGGATGCGGGCGCCAAACGGTTGCCGCGGGACGGGGAGACCGGATGTCCTTCCCGTGATGTGGAATCCGGAAGGTCCGACCGGGAGTCCGCCGTCCGGGAGTCCGCCGACCGGGAGTCCGTCTGGTCGCGTGACGGCAGCGAGGGCAGGGTCAGAACGTTGCTGAAGGCCGTTCCGCCCGAAACGACGAATTCCAGGGCTTCCTCGACCGACAGGTCCACGGGTACCACGTCCCGGCGTGGCACGATGACCACGCGACCCGCGGCGGGATTGGGCGTATTGGGCACAAAGACGCTCACCAGATCCTCACTCGGTTCTTCACTCGGCATGTCGCCCGCGATGAAGGCGATCATCCACGCGCCGCGGCGAGGGTACTCGACCACGACGGTCTTCCAGGTCCTCGTCTCTCCCACCATCGTAAAGGTGTCCAGGATCTTCCTTACCGGGTGGTACACCCTTCGTGCGACGGGTAGCCGCATCATGAGGTCTTCGAGCCAGGTGATCAGCTTCCTGCCCAACACGTTCGAAGCCACGAAGCCAGCCAGGAAAATCACGATCAGCATGAGCAGGATGCCCAGGCCCGGGATGCGGGTATCCAGTCCCAGCAACCCGCGAATGACCGGCGCGGCGAAGGAGTCCAGCCAGGTCAGCAGCCAGCTCAGCACGGCGACGGTGATGGTGAGCGGAATGAGTGCGAGCAGCCCGGACACCATCGTTCGCTTGAGACTTTGACGGACTTTGGAGAACCTGGATTGCCGCTTCGGGAGGTCATCCATATTGAAGGTGGACATGGTATGCGCCTTGTCTACCGCAACCGGGAACCGTTTCAACTCCGGAACCGTTTCAACTTGCGAGACCGTACCAATCACGCGACCGCATGCCTTACCATCCGGCCCGCGACCGCCGTTTCGGCCTCACCCGAACAAACCCCTCTTGTCCGTTAAACGCAGATCCCGCGCGGTTGGTTCTATACCTTGAACAACTGGCCCATTCTTCTACCGAGTACTTTACCTGTGAAGAGCAAACTGCATGCCAGGAGGATCATGCCCAGCATGCCCATGGCGCTCGCCATGTAGGGTCCGTCGGTGATGCGCCCCATCAGGCTGTAGATGGCCTTGGTGATGGGATAGTACTGTTCCTTGATGGCCAGGATCAGGCTGTCGCTCACTTCGAGCATGGCGAAGGAGAAGGAGAGGATGGCGCCCGCCGCTATGTTGGCGAGCACGAGGGGCATGGTGACTTTCCAGAGCGTTCTGAAGGGGCCGGCGCCCAGGTTCATGGAAGCCTCTTCCAGGGTGACGCTCATCTGCTGGAATCCGGCGTAGGCCGCCCGGACCATGTAGGGAAGGCGGCGCACGGCATAGGCGATGATGAGCAGGGGCACGGGAGAGACACGGACGTCCAGGAAGGTCCCCGAAAAACCGGAGATGTAACCGAAGGCGAGTACCAGGCCCGGCAGCGCCAGGGGCAACATGGCCACGGCGTCCAGCGCGTCCCGGAACGGGAAGCGCCGTCGGGTCAGCAGGTAGGCGATGGCGACGCCGAGGACGATATCGATGATGGTGCTCATCACGCTCAGCCACAGGCTGTTCTGAATGGAAAGCAGGGTCAGGTCGTGGGCGAAGATCTGCCCGTAATAGGCGACGGTGTAGTCGGAGGGGAGCACGGTCATGAACCAGCGTTCGGTCACGGAGGTGAGGACCACGCTTAGGTGGGGGATCAGCGCGATGCCCGTGATGGAGAGGAGCATGCCCCAGATCAGTACGGTCTCAAAGGAGGTCGCGCGTTTAGAGGCCGACGCCACGTGGCCGCGAGCGACCATCTCGTAGTGGCGGCCTCCGAAGAACTTCTTGGAGAGGTAGAACAGGGCGAGCGTGACCAGGACGACGAAGACGACCAGGGCGTAGCCAAGAGGATTCGCGTGGACGTCGGTGGACATGTTGAAGATCTGGACCGCCACCACCTCGCGGAATTCGAAAATCAGGGGAGTGCCCAGGTCCGTAAAGGCCCATATGAAGACGATGATCGCGCCGGCGAAGTATCCCGGCAGCATGAGCGGGAATGTAACGGTGCGGAACAGGCGGAAGCCGCCCGCGCCCACGTTGCGGGCCGACTCCTCCAGGCTGGGGTCCACGTTGGCCAGCGCGGCGGCGATGTTCAGGTACATGATGGGGTACAGGTGCAGCGCCTCGAGGATCACGACGCCCCAGAATCCGCCGCCTCCGAACCAGTCGATGGGCGTGTCGATGAGGCCCGTTTCCAGGAGGAACAGGTTGATCGAACCGAACCGGGCGAACATCTGCTTCATCCCGATGGCGCCCACGAATGGGGGCATGATCATGGGCACGAGGGCGAGGCCGCCCAGCAGGCCCTTCCCGATGAAATCGTACCGTACGAGAGCGACGGCCATGGGCAGGGCGATGATCGTCGTTAGGGCGGTCGTGACGATGCCCAGCTCGAAACTGTTGATCAGCGCCCGCTGCTGCACGGGGCTCTGCAACATCAGCCCGAAGAACTCCACGGAAAACTGTTCGTCCGTGTAGAAGGCGTTCAACAGGACGTGCAGGATCGGGTAGAACAGGAAGAGGCCGAAGAAGAGGACGAGAATGCCCAGGATAGCGAGAACGCCGGGGGTCAGGTCCGAGAGATCGAATCGGCTACTGGGCATGAGGGCAGGCTCCGCGGTACCGCTATCCCGGTTTCCCGAGCACGACGACCTGCGACGCGTCGCACTTCAACCGGACCGGGGCGCCGGGCCCCGCGAGACGTCGGCCGGGGCGGTGGTCCACCAGCTTCATGGGCGTACCGTCGGCCAGCCGGACCGAATACTGCTCGTGGTCGCCGAGGTAGACGGTCTGCCGCACGACGCCGTCCATCACGTTCTCGTCCTCGCCGCCGGCGGGGTCCTCGCTGCCGCCGGCGTCCGGATCCGAAACGCGGATGGCCTCGGGCCGGACGGAGCATACCACTTCGTCACCCGGCGACAGGTCCTCGACGGGTGCGACCGTCGAATGGAGGACACCGACCGCGGTCTCGACGGCCAGAGGAAGCTCCGAACGCGTCAGCCGGCCGGCCACGAAATTCGTTTCCCCAATGAAATCCGCCACGAACGCGTTCGCGGGCCGATCGTAGATCGAACGCGGCTCCCCGGTCTGGACCACGGCTCCCATGTCCATCACGGCCACGCGGTCCGCCATGGACAGGGCTTCCTTCTGGTCGTGGGTCACGTAGATCATCGTCGTGCCGGTCTCGTCGTGGATCCGCCGGATCTCATCGCGCATTTCCAGGCGGAGCCGGGCGTCCAGGTTGGACAGCGGCTCGTCGAGCAGCACCACATCGGGCCGGATCACGAGGGCGCGGGCGAGGGCCACGCGCTGCTGCTGACCGCCGGACAACTGGTTCGGCGATCGCTCCCCGTAGGGATCCATCCGCACCATCTTCAGCGCTTCCGAGACGCGGTCGTTCTGTTCCGATGACGGGATCTTGCGCAGGACGAGTCCGTAGGCCACGTTCTCCCACACGGACATGTGCGGCCAGAGCGCGTAGTTCTGGAACACCATGCCCGTGTTCCGCCGGTGGGGCGGCGTCCTCGTCACGTCGTGATCGTCGAACAGGATGCTACCCGCGTCGGGCGCGTAGAACCCGGCGATCAATCGAAGGAGCGTCGTCTTTCCGCAGCCGGAAGGTCCCAGGAGAAAGAACAGTTCACCCCCGGCGATCTCCACCGATACGTCGTCGACCGCCGTCACGTCACCGAATTTCCTGGTCACTCCCCGCAGGGTCAGACTGACCATGCTTCGGTCTCCCCGGATATACAAAACCACTCAGGATATGAAAGAACACGCAGCCGTCCGCGCCGGCTGTAACGCGCCGTTCGAAGGCTGAACCGGGACCTCATCCGCTTCTCCGCTTCAACCGCCAGAGGTATAGCACCATCCCCGCCAGTACCAGGCCGCTGCCGGAGAAAAGCAGGTACCGGGCGCCCGCCCAGCCGGAGGAACTCGATCCGTATTTCTCGGCCGCCAGCCGGCTCCACGAGAGCAGCGTCCGGTTCCGAAAGGACTGGTCCCTCCAGCGGTCGCCCAGGGCCAGGGATTCCTCCTCCGTGACGGGCACGGCGCCCAGTGACGGCAGGAGACGCTCCACGTCTCCCCTTTCGATAGCGCGCCGCCAGGTACGTTGCAGGGCCGCGTGGGCGTCGATGACGAATACGCCGATCATGTCGTCGACGATATGACGCCGCGCGGCGCCTTTCACGGCATCGTACACGAAGGACGATTTCCAGGCAAAGGGATTGAACGTAACCGAGGTGTGCGCCGGATCAATGCGCTGGTAGAGGCGGGGCAGTACCGTGAACCGGTTCAGCTGGAACTGCTCCGGTCCGCCCGGCGTACCCGGATTCTGCATCCACAGGCGCTGGCCGGCCTCGGAGAGGACATAGCGAAGGAAGGACTGCGCCACGGCCATGTTGGGCGCGCCTTTCAGAATGGATATGCCGTCCGGGTTCAGGATCGTGAGATTGTCCGGCATGGTATATCCGATCATATCGGGTCCCACGGCGTTGATCTGTGCCCAGGCGTAGAAATCGATGGCCATCCCGTAGGCCACTTCGCCGGAGGTCACGTCTTTGGGCACCTGGCTTCCCGAATTCGCGAATCCCCGGGCGTTGGCGCCCAGGGCGGTGATGATCTGCCAGCCCCGTTCCCAGCCGTAGACCTGCAGCATGATCTCGAAAGGCACATGCGCGCTGCCGCTCTTCCTGGGATCGGCCGCGCCTACCCACGAGTAGAGCCCGGGTTCGGCCAGGTCTTCCCAGGTCTCCGGCACGGGAAGTTCCACGAGCTGGGCTACCCGCTTGTTGTACATGATGCCGAACCCGGCCATCGTCGCGCCGTACCACCGGTAGTCCGCGTCGTAAATAGGGTAGCCCCCCGCCTCGGCCGGCAGACCGTCCAACTGGTCATCGGGAAGGCGGTAGGGCGCCAGCAGGTCGAGGTGCGCCAGTTCCACGAAGGGATCGCTGCCCCCGCCGAACATCATGTCGATCCCGATGCCTTCCGGCTTGCCGGTGAACTCGGACTTTATGAACCGGATGATCTCCGCGGTCCCTCCCACGTCCATCCACTCGATCTCGACCCCGCGGCCGGTTTCTTCGCGGTAGAAAGCGTCGAAACCCCGGGTGAATTCGTAGCGGATGCCTTCCCAGTGCGGAGAGACGATGACCAGGCGGTCCTGCGCGGAAACGGAGGTTGGGACGGAGGCATGGAAGACGACGCCCGTGAAGAGGAGACCCCGTATGAGGGAACGGATGACTTGCCGACGGTTCAACGATACCTCGGGGAGTTTAGGACCGTTATCGCTTTTTCGCGGTGAGGACCAGCACGATGGCAACCAGCAACGAGACTGCCAGGCCGATGCCCACGGCCGCCGGACCGGCCAAGTTGCTCAACAGGGGATCGTCGATCCCGAGCAGGACGGCCAGGACGAGCACGGGAAGCAGCAGGGCGACCAGGAAGGTCAGCCGCCGCGAGGAGGCGTCGATTCTCCTGAGGGCCTTCGTCTGGGCGGCCATCGCCGCGTCGTTCAGCATTTCCCAGGTACGCGTGAGCCCGTCGACCATGTTCCTGAACCGGTAATACGCGTCCTGCAGCTGGACGACCGCATCGGCCTGCAGGGAGAGTTTCTCGCCGGCGTAAAGCGAATGGACGATGTCGCATTGTGGTTTGACGAGATGAATCATGTCGTTCAGGCGGCGCTGCCTGTCGTAGACCCATCGGGCTTCCAGGTCCTGGTCCGGTGGGATCGATTCCACGGCAAGCTCGGCAACCAGCGGGTCCTGGCAATCGGCAATGGTCTGCATGATCAGGCCGACCGCCTGGTCCGTGGACCGCATCAGCTGGGCATCCCGCTGGATCCGGTCCTTGACTTCCTGCAAAAAAGCCAGCGGGGTGGCGTGCACGGTCACCAGGTAGCCGGGCGCCAGGAAGAACCCCAACTTGGCCGGCGGCGCGTCCGGACCCTCCTGCACGTGCAGAACGATGAACAGATGTCCCGGAAACACCGCCGAATAGGGCCGGGTGGAAACCTCCCGGCAAGCTTTCACCGACAGGGGATGGACGCCGAACTCCTTGAAATCGCTCAGAAACGCCGCGTCTTCGTCCGTGATCTGCTCGATGTCCAACCAGAACAGGCCATTGGAGCCGTCGAGGGTCTCCTGGAGATGGGAGAGGGACACGTCATCGTAGCGGATGACGTTGTTCTGTTCCACGATCAGCAAATCCCGCATGAATCCCTCAGCTTCCTTTGTTTTTCTTTTCCCAGTAGAAGTAGAAGGGAAAGCCGGCGGCGACGATGGCCAGGCCGATGAGCGTATTGTAGATGAACGCCACGTTGGTCAGCAGAGACACCAGGTAACCGGATATGACGGCGAGGAAAAGCAGGGGCGTAACCGGATAGCCCCAGGTCCTGTACGGTCTGTGCGCGTCGGGCCGGCTGTAGCGCAGCACGATGACCGCGGCGATGGCGAGGATGGAAAAGGCGTATGAAGTGAAGGAACCGTAGGAGATGATATCCTCGAATCTCGGCGTCAGCGCGAAGAGGGCGGCCAGAACACCCTGGGCGAGAATGGACGCCGCCGGCGTGCGGAACCTCGGGTGCGCGCGGCTGAGCCCCTTGAAGAAAAGACCGTCCCTGCTTTGGGCGAAAAACAGGCGGGGCGCCACCAGCATGTGCACATTGACCCCTCCGAAGGTGGAACACATCACGCCGATCGAGATGAAGAGAGCGCCCCCGTCGCCCAGCAGTACCTTCATCACGTCCGCGGCGATCCACTGCGAGGTCTGGACCTGCTCGAAGGGCAGGACCAGCATGTACACGAAGTTCGCCGCCAGGTAAATTGCAATCACGAAGAGTATGCCGACGATGATCGACAGCGGGAGATTGCGGCGCGGGTCGCGCATCTCCCCGGCGACGTAACTGGAAAAGGTCCATCCTTCGTACGAGAACAGGCCGGTCACCATGGCCGCGCCGAAAGCGCCCAGTGCGAATCCGCCCACGGCCGTCACGCCTCCGCCGAACAACGGCGAGAAATGCTCCATCGATCCCTTCTCGGCCATGAACAGGCCCAGCAGGATGAGTCCGCCAAGTGCGGCCACCTTGATGAAGGTAAACAGGTTGGTGACCCTGCCGCTCCATCGGACGCCGACCACGTTGATCATCATCAGGACCAACACGCACGTCGAGGCGATCACCGCCTGGGCGCCGTCGCTCAGGACGATGCCCTGGCCGCCCGCGTCGGCGGTGATGATGTTGACCACGCTGGCGAGGTAATTGGCGAATACGTTGGCGACGGCGGCGATGGAAACCGGCCACACGAGCCAGAAGGCGGACCAGCCGTAGATGAAGGTGACCCAGCGCCTGCGGTAGGCTTCGCGGACGTAGACGTACTGGCCGCCTGTCCGGGGAAGCATTGCGCCGAGTTCGGCGATGCAGAGCCCGCCGCAGAGCGCGAGGAGACCGCAGACCAGCCAGACGAGCAGGCTCATGCCCGGCGAGCCCACGTTGGAGGCGATGGCGCTCGGCGCCTGGAAGATGCCGGAACCGATCACGCCGCCCACGATGATGGTGGTGGCCTCAAGGGGACCGAGCCCCCGAACGAGACCTTCGTCTTCGGTATCGGCTACCGGACCAGCGGCGGCATTCGAATCGGTTTCAGCCAATCCTCACCTCGACGGAAATGCTTGTGAAATCTAGCATAAACATGTGTAATGCATCCCTATTCACAGGTCAATAACAATCACATTGAAGCCGGCTGTGGGGACCGGTAATTGCCTTGACACCCTACCCCTCCGGGTCTATATTGGGATGTTCGATTCGAGGCGGCGTAGCTCAGTTGGTCAGAGCATCGGAATCATAATCCGAGTGTCCGGGGTTCGAATCCCTGCGCCGCTATGTTCCATGGCCTTTCTGCACTCGGAAGGCCATTTTCATTATGTCTCCCCCCGCTGATCCCCATGCGCGCAACGCGCGATTCCTCATGCCCGATACATTTGAACATAAGATCGAGACCAGGATCCGGCGCCACGGGA includes:
- the cdaA gene encoding diadenylate cyclase CdaA, whose product is MLDLVNLLDIFIIAALIYSLYMWLKGTRAYHILIGLGILGILYSIANWSGLLLTSQILQYLLGVTLLLIIVVFQPEIRQLLERVSPLVIFRLQSSPISRRILKEITEACFEMSEKRIGGLLVFPRATGISGVVQHGVKLDSLVSQELIVSIFHPSSPIHDGAIIVEKERVVEAATYLPLSTREHLPPRYGTRHRAALGVSELGDTFCVVVSEESGEVSVASGGDISAMADREKLWQTLEKSLLPIEIPRSRPSMQEAMKKIVALRQGYRFNRTNLTAKLASIGAACLLWLILIGQQQSEIAITAALEFQNIPTNIELTDVSTSEVNVRVRGPQGSISTLTADQVRVMVDLDDMEPGTHTMPLTDANVNLPYDVVATSIDPRSLTIKSDRIVNRRIMIDHDLAGQLPEGLELARDVRVEPPSVPITGREKELDQIERIVTSPSIDLSQLTASQVFDCSLKVLPQNLTFASFSIEGREVRVHIDLRPVGDGQSVSEETAGLDRVAASSQTSLNNRLNSP
- a CDS encoding DUF502 domain-containing protein, translating into MSTFNMDDLPKRQSRFSKVRQSLKRTMVSGLLALIPLTITVAVLSWLLTWLDSFAAPVIRGLLGLDTRIPGLGILLMLIVIFLAGFVASNVLGRKLITWLEDLMMRLPVARRVYHPVRKILDTFTMVGETRTWKTVVVEYPRRGAWMIAFIAGDMPSEEPSEDLVSVFVPNTPNPAAGRVVIVPRRDVVPVDLSVEEALEFVVSGGTAFSNVLTLPSLPSRDQTDSRSADSRTADSRSDLPDSTSREGHPVSPSRGNRLAPASMRGRRVPLTRTDDTV
- a CDS encoding iron ABC transporter permease, with amino-acid sequence MPSSRFDLSDLTPGVLAILGILVLFFGLFLFYPILHVLLNAFYTDEQFSVEFFGLMLQSPVQQRALINSFELGIVTTALTTIIALPMAVALVRYDFIGKGLLGGLALVPMIMPPFVGAIGMKQMFARFGSINLFLLETGLIDTPIDWFGGGGFWGVVILEALHLYPIMYLNIAAALANVDPSLEESARNVGAGGFRLFRTVTFPLMLPGYFAGAIIVFIWAFTDLGTPLIFEFREVVAVQIFNMSTDVHANPLGYALVVFVVLVTLALFYLSKKFFGGRHYEMVARGHVASASKRATSFETVLIWGMLLSITGIALIPHLSVVLTSVTERWFMTVLPSDYTVAYYGQIFAHDLTLLSIQNSLWLSVMSTIIDIVLGVAIAYLLTRRRFPFRDALDAVAMLPLALPGLVLAFGYISGFSGTFLDVRVSPVPLLIIAYAVRRLPYMVRAAYAGFQQMSVTLEEASMNLGAGPFRTLWKVTMPLVLANIAAGAILSFSFAMLEVSDSLILAIKEQYYPITKAIYSLMGRITDGPYMASAMGMLGMILLACSLLFTGKVLGRRMGQLFKV
- a CDS encoding ABC transporter ATP-binding protein is translated as MVSLTLRGVTRKFGDVTAVDDVSVEIAGGELFFLLGPSGCGKTTLLRLIAGFYAPDAGSILFDDHDVTRTPPHRRNTGMVFQNYALWPHMSVWENVAYGLVLRKIPSSEQNDRVSEALKMVRMDPYGERSPNQLSGGQQQRVALARALVIRPDVVLLDEPLSNLDARLRLEMRDEIRRIHDETGTTMIYVTHDQKEALSMADRVAVMDMGAVVQTGEPRSIYDRPANAFVADFIGETNFVAGRLTRSELPLAVETAVGVLHSTVAPVEDLSPGDEVVCSVRPEAIRVSDPDAGGSEDPAGGEDENVMDGVVRQTVYLGDHEQYSVRLADGTPMKLVDHRPGRRLAGPGAPVRLKCDASQVVVLGKPG
- a CDS encoding extracellular solute-binding protein → MNRRQVIRSLIRGLLFTGVVFHASVPTSVSAQDRLVIVSPHWEGIRYEFTRGFDAFYREETGRGVEIEWMDVGGTAEIIRFIKSEFTGKPEGIGIDMMFGGGSDPFVELAHLDLLAPYRLPDDQLDGLPAEAGGYPIYDADYRWYGATMAGFGIMYNKRVAQLVELPVPETWEDLAEPGLYSWVGAADPRKSGSAHVPFEIMLQVYGWERGWQIITALGANARGFANSGSQVPKDVTSGEVAYGMAIDFYAWAQINAVGPDMIGYTMPDNLTILNPDGISILKGAPNMAVAQSFLRYVLSEAGQRLWMQNPGTPGGPEQFQLNRFTVLPRLYQRIDPAHTSVTFNPFAWKSSFVYDAVKGAARRHIVDDMIGVFVIDAHAALQRTWRRAIERGDVERLLPSLGAVPVTEEESLALGDRWRDQSFRNRTLLSWSRLAAEKYGSSSSGWAGARYLLFSGSGLVLAGMVLYLWRLKRRSG
- a CDS encoding amino acid permease, coding for MAETDSNAAAGPVADTEDEGLVRGLGPLEATTIIVGGVIGSGIFQAPSAIASNVGSPGMSLLVWLVCGLLALCGGLCIAELGAMLPRTGGQYVYVREAYRRRWVTFIYGWSAFWLVWPVSIAAVANVFANYLASVVNIITADAGGQGIVLSDGAQAVIASTCVLVLMMINVVGVRWSGRVTNLFTFIKVAALGGLILLGLFMAEKGSMEHFSPLFGGGVTAVGGFALGAFGAAMVTGLFSYEGWTFSSYVAGEMRDPRRNLPLSIIVGILFVIAIYLAANFVYMLVLPFEQVQTSQWIAADVMKVLLGDGGALFISIGVMCSTFGGVNVHMLVAPRLFFAQSRDGLFFKGLSRAHPRFRTPAASILAQGVLAALFALTPRFEDIISYGSFTSYAFSILAIAAVIVLRYSRPDAHRPYRTWGYPVTPLLFLAVISGYLVSLLTNVAFIYNTLIGLAIVAAGFPFYFYWEKKNKGS